From the genome of Asterias amurensis chromosome 17, ASM3211899v1, one region includes:
- the LOC139949561 gene encoding E3 ubiquitin-protein ligase TRIM13-like codes for MASSKLHDVMTKLTQNHLTCTICLSTFTDPRILDCNHSYCLTCLKNLETKTLEDGELSSQLKCPICRKMTSLNEMGADGLKRNFTLKSLQADILYQQNLMNDEPKAACSHYDARSHSKESNGLQADNLNQDSVEKVPSQPKTQCQRHPNQDYCLYCMTYSVLICEVCTATTHRDLDHIHLELDEAEKTCRTELVELLTQSLDRVCHLTAIKSLIENERDKMNNTVDAVVTPDFETLLEEFREDRVKKFSLLLSSANSKVEWAAQAYFNVLKKVTEACMYDLLETREELALRLKDVIQKEFPSMPVPTILEIKLKSKLKFGFTVKHLYEIHITETDCYIDNEGKIIMGKPRTETIK; via the coding sequence ATGGCATCTTCCAAGCTTCATGATGTAATGACTAAGTTAACACAGAACCAtcttacatgtacaatatgtcTCAGTACATTTACAGATCCAAGAATCTTAGACTGTAACCATTCTTATTGCCTCACATGTCTGAAAAATCTAGAAACTAAAACACTGGAAGATGGTGAGCTTTCCTCTCAATTAAAATGTCCAATTTGCCGAAAAATGACTTCACTAAATGAGATGGGGGCAGATGGTCTGAAGCGTAATTTCACACTGAAATCACTTCAAGCTGACATCCTATACCAGCAGAATCTAATGAATGATGAGCCCAAAGCAGCTTGTAGTCACTATGATGCTAGATCTCATAGCAAGGAATCCAATGGCTTACAAGCTGATAATCTCAATCAGGATTCAGTAGAGAAGGTCCCCTCTCAACCAAAGACGCAATGTCAAAGGCATCCAAACCAAGACTACTGCTTGTACTGCATGACATACTCAGTCTTAATCTGTGAAGTATGTACAGCAACAACACACAGAGACCTAGACCACATTCATCTAGAGCTAGATGAAGCAGAGAAGACTTGTAGAACAGAACTAGTGGAACTTCTTACACAATCACTAGATAGAGTGTGTCATCTTACTGCTATCAAGAGTCTTATTGAGAATGAACGGGATAAGATGAATAACACTGTAGATGCTGTAGTTACACCTGACTTTGAGACACTTCTTGAAGAATTCAGAGAAGACAGAGTGAAGAAATTTTCCTTACTTCTTTCCTCTGCAAATTCCAAGGTAGAGTGGGCTGCTCAAGCATATTTCAATGTACTTAAGAAGGTGACAGAAGCATGTATGTATGATTTACTGGAGACCAGAGAGGAATTAGCACTACGTCTTAAAGACGTCATACAAAAGGAATTTCCTAGCATGCCTGTTCCAACCATCTTGGAAATCAAACTGAAATCCAAACTGAAATTTGGCTTCACAGTGAAACACTTGTATGAAATCCACATCACTGAAACCGACTGCTATATTGACAACGAAGGCAAGATAATTATGGGGAAACCCAGAACtgaaacaatcaaataa